From the Papaver somniferum cultivar HN1 chromosome 2, ASM357369v1, whole genome shotgun sequence genome, the window TTTTACCCTTAAGCCAGCCCAAGAAAAAAGTCAAATCCTCCCCATAATCAAAGTCTAGTTCCGCCACTGGGTCGGTGTTTTTTTGTAAGTTAATCCTAGCTTGAGTTGGGGGTGGGGGTTTTGTTTAGTTTCGgtgatttttattatttctttggtgGGCGCCTTGGAACCTTTGGTTTGTTCTTGCTTGAGTTATTTCTTGTAAGCTTTGCtaattaaattattttttatttggaaaagaaattaaaaaagagaatttgtttgtttgttttatcTGTCTACGAGTTTCACTTTCAACTTTCAATTCGACAGGTCCGAATTGGAAACTTTGTATGCACTTCCACTTCAAATCTAGTCATGGGCCATGTGAATCTACTTACAAATCACAGTTGTTGGGACATTTTTGCACATcatgtgtttttttgtttttgttttaatgaTTAAAATAACATCGTGCTCATGCAGCTAAATAAGCAACATTATTCTATGTTGGCTGTTCTCGGCATAGCTGTTCGTCGCCTAGGACCCGTGATTGGTAACTTGGTAAGTCAAGATTTTTATTCCTAGTACTGTATATAACAATGTGTTTCTTTTCTAAATGTTAATTCATTGTTGTTAACAGCTCGGGCAGCCGCCGGAGGGTATTCCTGAAACAAACCCGGTCCTGGAGCATATAGTTAACATTCCGAACCCTATGGAGGTCAATGTGATGGAGCCCAATCCACATGATAATCAGCTAAATGGACATGTCTCTTATGTCCGAATATCTCCACCTCCTAATTCCGTTGCTGACCAAGACGACCATCAAGAAACCCCACCGGCTGATCTACAAAGTGAATTAAAGATTTCTTTAGGGTTAATCGCTGTTTCAGCTGGAAGCTTAGTAGCTGTGATAGTTGTGATTTTTGGAGAAAAAAAGATAAGCCTTGCACATCCGGTAGTCTCTCAGGCGTTTGCATCGTTAAGTCTCATTTCTCTAATTTCTGATATAATTCTACTTCTGCTCACACTAAAACGCCCAAACATTTCATACTTGTTAAAAATTGTCCGATTCACCTTGTGTGTTAGCTTGGTTTCTCTCTATCTTGCCTATACATGGGCAGTTTTCGTTCTACTTTGAGACAATCATGTGGGGACGATTGTTGCTGTAGCCTCCCTTTCAGTATTCATCGTTATAGTCTCCCTTTTTGAGAAATTTAAGGCGTAAGGAGAGTGTAAGAGTGATGTATGTGAGGTGTAATAAAGAATGTATAACATCCAGGTTTGCCTTGGAGTCGTGTTCATACTCCTGTTGTATTGAATGATCCCAGCGGCTTAATTTGTTTCGAGCTCCCTCCGTACCTTTTCTATGGCCTGAGAAGGTTGAATCTCTTAAACTAAAAAGTTGGTTGGTTTTTTAAGCATTTAAGGCGTTCCTTTTTTACTTTCTATTTTTTCCTTTGTCTTACTTTTATAAAATAAGGATATGTTTACGTTTATCTTTCTTTTTATTCGTACTAGTTTTTCACCCATACAATGCACGGGTTTATTTCTCCCCTATGAAATATAAGATTCATGTTGGGTGATTATTTCTTTTAGGTCTTCCTTCAAGGCTATCGCCAATATTGCAGTTCACAATTTAGACTAATCatacaaaataaattaaaatacttTCACGTCAGATTGAGATTGAAGGCAGAATGTATAGTGGGTAAATGATATGTTGTCAacgccaaaattcaaaattctgaAAAGGTTaacaaatttttcataaagcttcATGCAAACCTGGAATTGGGGTAATACTGATGCATGAAGCCAACTTGGACGGCTTACGACAACTGTGAGTGGAGGAACCAAAACACAAACCATCGACAGAGATTTGGTTTTTTATTCCCATGGATGCATTATTACGCTGATAGTGACACCACATTGAATTGATATAACTAAATTGGGTTAGGATATATGACTAAACACATAGGCCTATGGGGGCAGCAAAGACATATAAATACTAACTAAATTCAGTTGGTTTATTAAGTTTCATATTAATAAACTTCATATTTATATATTTGTAATAAGGATATGTTTATGTTTATTAAGTTactttctatttttttctttgtctTACTTTTATAATTAGGATATGTTTATATTTATCTTTCTTTTTACTTATATTATTTTCAGGGTCAGATCGTCTGTGCCAAACATAGTGGTGTGCCCTCTGTGCCCGTAAGTAAAATGGCGACATGTGTCTCCCTATAAACATTAACTACCTCTGTTTATTGTTACTCTATTTACCCTGGTTAATTAGGGAAACAGAATATAATGAGATTCGTTCTTCCTTTGAATGTTCAAGTTGAAAACTAAGGTTAAATACAATTAAGATAGTGATGAAGGATTGTACAAAAAGAGTAAAGATCTTGATGAAAAGATCTAATACATGATTATTAAAGTTATCAGGCACAAATAACTATTTTACAAAATGGATTCAAAATCTTATAAATTACTGTGAAACATGTCTTAATAACGGTTTCCTAAAAACAAGGTGCAATTATCTTTTAATTTCGTCCACCATTAATATGAAAACACCATTGATTGCTGATAATTAACCTGGCTAAATCGGGGTCTATACCATTTAATTAGGGCTTATAGctagatgacaaaaaaggtcactaGAAATCACTTCACACAACCTCTTATCAAAATAATTATCAAACTACCTATTTTACTCCTGAttaattatcactaattaatcatATTAGGGGTTAACTTTgttttggatgtgagattaattaatgttagagagttcatcaaaacatcaacattttgttttttttttcgtaaaagttacacagaatcggtttacgttcattcacttgtaaaccgattctggattggtgtTTAGAATTACCAGAGgacatccagaatcggtttactttCACATGTTCTATAATCCGATTTTGATAATCGGATTTTACTTgtgacatatataaaccgattgtttcctttcattaccaattttcattcatcgcattattattgtaggatgcatttagcacatgcatcaagcctttaaacccctaggcgaccctagtggacgagttataatctcgtgagggtttacacagaggtctacccacaaaacctttacaaaaacttctaaagccatcaatcttcctctgACGAAGACGATACCACATCCAAGTAGTCCGGGCAATCCTTCAGGGTTCTAtctgccaagaagtgatagcttgcatcgaatgcgaatgcttccccctttacttccaagtagcgcgctttcacgacttcgtgctacaaaaacacaaaaacaagcttacatttgttagtggtgtttcgttGGAAGATAACAAAACATGGGGTACgtaaaaaaatccacaaaattacttacaaattgtgcaatggacaagggGAAGAGGTGAGGGTTAAAAATtggaggttggagagctaaaaaagcaagtatcgcattttcaatGACAAGGTGTCTTTCATGGATGGCTTGAACACTTCTTGCGTTAGGATTTCCAAATTCTtggataaatttgttgtgtactttaacccaaaaggttgttgaatcctctctttcggaggattgacgtctaagctGATATTCCGCATACCATGCTttcgtgattgccaaatcttccgcggagtcgaatgatgccatttcttgtatgtatatgtatgaaatgagtagttgcggagtatatggagtgagggggaataaaatgatcaattttggggcaaatggggtccaaggGTGAAGTCTTtatttatagagaaagtcccaaacgactattttttttgaaaaacgtgtaataatttgaaataatcgATCTTTTAGAAGAAATATAAAATCCGATTGCCTTTATATACCACAAGGAATCGGTCTTTATTGCGACCAAAGTAAACCGATTAGAGTCATTTTAAATTTTGAGTTTTCACCGAcattaatcggtttatatatttccATAAGTGATAGGATTCTATAACATCCAGAAAGATTGGCTTGCATAATCGGTTTATAATGACATATCGAGTAAAACGATTCTTGACATGTCAGGCTAGAATTATAGAgcaacacataaatataattaaaCACAGATATCATTCAAAATAAGCCGATTTAAGTTCATCAAGTGCAACACATATatcatccaaaataaaaaccttaaaataaccacaagtcttgtaaacttaaacttttaatatctATAACTTAAACAGTAGGAGCACCGGCACCAGCATCACCAGCATCATAACCAGCATTACCACCATCAGCAGGAGCACCAGCACCAGCACTATCATCACCACCATCAGGAGAAGCTTGTACTTCATCCATTAGTTCCCACATTTCTTCCATTTCTACATGGACCTCCCTCCCAGAtgaaatcatgtttctcctcatccTGGCGAAGGTGATGACCTCAATAAGCTCTTCAAGTGAAAGCTTATCAATCAATTCCAGGGCTTGTTCAAGCCGGGTTTCAACTCCGAATGCAAACTTCTCTAGGTTCCTCACCGGCACTCTTTGTGGTTTCCTCAAGATATCCTGCACGGTTAAATCGCGATTGTAGAATGGTAGGTGTCCGAAGTCCATTCtacacaaaaaataaacaaaaatcaagttaacaattggtacataaaaaaatatatgtaatccgattatgaAGAGACCactaaaatcggtttatgtggtacatgtataaaatccgattctgaaagaaagatgaaaagactaTATTAATCGGATTAATCCTAATGTAAACCGATTactgtgcatgctcttcatgggcGGAaaaaatccagaatcggtttattcggtaggtcaataaaaaccgattctgggtgtaaTCAAAGTTTTTATTTGTCAAAAACGATGATTTAATGATGTAAATCAATAAGATAAGAAaatgggttgatggagatttacttTCTTCTTGGTTGGATCGGAGATCGTCGGAGTGgaggatgaaaaaaaaattgattagggttttgagaatttggaaagtttatgatagaaatggaaagattttttaggtttaggtgtttttgattttggatttactaaaaatagaaagatTAGAATTTATGAGTTTCAGAAATTAATGtgggggtaaattagtattttttataAGGTTTGAGTGCCTAGAGTAATTTGGGGTGTGAGAAGGAAAAACCTATAGGCCCCAATAAAGTGGTCtagaccccaatttagccaggataaTTAACTCCAAACATATGTTCAGTTATTTTACGGTTTCGTTCTTAAATAATTATCTTTTGGATAGTCTCGTGTATAATTGAAGGGTTTTGTTATCTCgtgcatccatgcacaagataagatCCAATAATTGGTAGATCCAATAATTGGTGTTGGAAatgataaaaagaaataaaataagatgAGAGATGGTGTACCTTGCATTGGAGAGAACAAAAAGATCGAAAAGAATGGACATTTATGAAAACCAAGAAGATGGTTTAAACTATGTTTCCATATCTAACTGGAGTAGGAAGTATATACAGAGTTAGTTGATGCTATCATGGAAAGACATGTGTTGCAGGCACAAAGGGCACACAACTATGTTTGGCACAAACGATTTCGACCAGTATAAAATGATGGTTTCCTCAACCTTTaacgtgggagctttatttgtcCAGGTTTTTAAGTGTTTTTTATATCGGGTAGGATTCATtaacatggttatattgacataatcttcGCATTTTAACGTCATTTTTTTCTCTGAATCCAAAcaacaatgaatttgaagctaattttttggttATATCTTCCTCTTACactaaaattaataataaaatcacATATGGGAAGTATATTACATTCTTTCCAGTTTCTGAGGATCTTACCACTTAATTCAATACAAGTCGAAGCAAAACTCGAATCATGGTATGCCTACGTGGATTGTGGATGGCGTTGAGAAGGAAAACATTGAGCGGCTGAATTTCAACTTTTGAGAGCTGTCTTGTCTTCAAATCAGTTTCAATTTCAAGAGGGTGGAAAATGGGAGCCGTAAAGTTGAAGTGGGTGGTGACTTTTGTGACTTTTTAAATTGTGAGCTCAACATTTTATGGAAATGAGGTTCTCCGATAATAATTAATGCTCCGAAAGTTGATGCTGTTGTCCTCGAGAATGGAAAGTCCCCGTGCATAATGAGATGTGATTTAATTTCAACTTCAAGGTTGTATGTACTTGCAAAGAATTAAAGTGGGTGATGGATTTGAGTCTCGGACGAAGTCAAACACAACCCTCCCCAGTTTGTTTAAAAGTTACTAAATACTACTCAGATTGTGGAATGTCTACTCATCATTGATCTCCCCCTCGATTTCCCATACCTATATGCACTCGATTTCCTATATTTTCGCACTTTTCTTTCTGGAAGGCAAAGCCATCTTAGCAGGGGAAAAAAGCAATCAACCGACATTACGTAAACGTACATGAGTGCATCCCCACCCATCTCCAGCTGGTTCATCTATTCACTGAGCACACTAATTTGGTTGTCCGATTATTTGATAAGCAAGGAAAACCCAAGCCTAGTGAACAACTCGCAGAGCGGTAAAATTTCGGATCAGTAAAAGTACGCTCATTAATCGTCTGGACGAAGTATTAGTTCGGTCAAATATGCGATCAATGCTAATGGGTAGAAagtgggaaggaggaactagtcctaatcacagaaagtactctcAAGGAATTTACGGATATAGTAATCGTGTGTTAATGATATTTCAATAAGTGTGTCATCTTTCCTCTGTTATAATGACTATCTTATAAATAAGTGCTCATAAGATTAgcatattactaaactaccatttccctttccttgagttaataaaaaatcctaaaaggCTTTCTTTTTGGGTTAAAGTCCATCCAATCTTGACATGGTCTTGGATGGACTAGAACTATCCCATTCCAATGGATTAGACCTAGTCCCCAAGTTCCTTCTCCTTAAGAGGAACCCTTAGCAGGTTAAGGGGTTAACTCTTTTAGGATTAGTTATTTTCATGTAttaacattagtcccctgactgtttgACTGTTCAAAGACCATGTCAACAGTCACACGTTCGATCTATTTAGTTTTAGTGAGTGGGTAGGGACGGTTTCATCCCCACGACCCTTGAGATGCAGCAGTTAATGATTGATTCAATAACCTCCATTTTTTTCAACACTATAAATACAGCAGACCTCACCTCATTTTTTCTCAACTGTCCTTGTCATATTTTCTCACTCTTCTTCCTTCATGGCTGATCATCCGCCTCAACGGTCTTACTCACTCGAGGAAATAAGAGCCAATCTTGAACTTAGAGATCGTCTTCGTCCTCCGTCCGCAGCtgatactccaagctaacttcggactggattgtatttgaaccccaatcagtctcccaataatccaaggtacagttgtactccctacgcctctgatcccaacagggtactgcacaattgattcccttagctgatctcacccacaactaagagttactactacccaaagtcgaagacttgtcataaaacaaatctgtctcacacagacaagtctatgaaaggatcaatctgtctcccacagataaaccctaaaaggttctattccgtcttttgataataatcaaggtgaacaggaaccaaatgataattcggtcttatattcccgaagaacaacctagagctatcaatcacctcacaacaatcttaatcgtatggtagtgaaacaagatgttgcggaatcacaaacaatgagacgaagatgtttgtgattactttttatatctttcctatcggagatatcaatctcaagccaatcaatctgattgtactcgtacgatagaagatgcaagatcagatcacacaactatgataaaagtagtatcggtccgtcttcacaatcccaatgaagtctttaagtcgtgaacctggtattagaagaagaaaaccaaaggttaaaggagaaccgactctaatatacaaactagtatcacacgcgaggtgtgggattagttttgcacagatactagagttccccttatatagtctttcaaatcagggtttgcaattaagttaccttggtaactaagaaatcaatatccactgttagttgaaaacctgatttagattcaagctaatatttctcaaccgttagatcgaaaacttagcttgttacacacactttacaatgcacgcttttaggtttgttaaccatagccaaacttatgcacttgttggttcaacaatagttaaccaaaaggttagccatataagtattccatatcaaccaagttcttcttcaccatacctagctcaaatgatttcaaatgaactagttagagagttgttcaattgcaaggaaatctcatgtactacacaagaaaaaattgaagcaaagatgatttgattcacttgaatcgattcatgaacttttatagccacggtttgcataccgcattccttagtatttttaagtttaagttcagaaatcatcttcagatatataaccttctcaagttcacagactaggttcgcggaatgagtttgcggactgagtttgcggacttagtttcacgcaagtagtttgtcaactccagcagaaattctcgggtttgaaaacttcggcagttcgcggactgagttctcggacttgtttcacgccattcttccggttctcttgatcaacaaagttcgcaaactttggttcaagaaatatgacttatacataaatgtgttacacaacaatgcttatgtccaccattggttatgtaatctaaactctcatttcaaacattcttagaggacgttatatatttgttacgccatttctcatcaaagcaattttcaagatgattgaaacatatcatgactttcgtcacatggtaaagataaacttggttaaaacgaaaagcttactaactcatatttcgagatatagataggcgaggtatactccgctcgaaataccaaatgtgtattatcaaagtctatatatatagcatacgaattattgtctcaaagagtaggagatagagtagatagacttttgagtgatagataagttcaagtcttcacatacctttttgtcgagaagtccactggttccttgagtagttcttctacttgtatgatgaatccccatgaagtccttgagatcaactacactttctatcctagtccgagacttagctataatagactagaaatcaagacttatagttttgatcactaacattgacaaacatgcttgagatagca encodes:
- the LOC113353672 gene encoding uncharacterized protein LOC113353672; the protein is MLAVLGIAVRRLGPVIGNLLGQPPEGIPETNPVLEHIVNIPNPMEVNVMEPNPHDNQLNGHVSYVRISPPPNSVADQDDHQETPPADLQSELKISLGLIAVSAGSLVAVIVVIFGEKKISLAHPVVSQAFASLSLISLISDIILLLLTLKRPNISYLLKIVRFTLCVSLVSLYLAYTWAVFVLL